The following coding sequences are from one Desulfobotulus pelophilus window:
- a CDS encoding GFA family protein: MKYLGSCLCGNIQYEIDGEFENFFLCHCKSCRKDTGSVHAANLFSSKAKLRWLKGENKIKVFNYKNSGHIKAFCPNCSSALPNIQMNGKLLVVPAGSLDSDIDIKPSGHIYLKEKAIWDDNLELVPKYEELPQ; the protein is encoded by the coding sequence ATGAAATATTTAGGTTCTTGTTTATGTGGTAATATTCAATATGAAATTGATGGAGAATTTGAGAACTTCTTCTTATGCCACTGCAAATCTTGCAGAAAAGATACAGGTTCAGTACACGCAGCAAATTTATTTTCTTCAAAAGCAAAATTAAGATGGCTAAAAGGAGAAAATAAAATAAAAGTATTTAATTACAAAAATTCAGGACATATTAAAGCATTTTGTCCAAATTGTAGTTCTGCTTTGCCAAACATCCAAATGAATGGGAAGTTATTGGTTGTACCTGCAGGCAGTCTGGATTCAGATATAGATATTAAGCCATCTGGTCATATTTATTTAAAAGAAAAAGCGATTTGGGATGATAACTTAGAATTAGTCCCAAAATATGAAGAATTGCCTCAATAA
- a CDS encoding Txe/YoeB family addiction module toxin yields the protein MKLIFSAHAWDDYLFWQKTDKQTLRRINTLIKETMRTPFEGIGKPEPLKHALSGYWSRRISDEHRFVYKVSEDAIEIAQLRYHY from the coding sequence TTGAAGCTCATTTTTTCTGCCCATGCGTGGGACGATTACCTTTTCTGGCAAAAAACCGACAAACAGACCCTGCGCCGGATTAATACCCTGATCAAAGAAACAATGCGTACCCCCTTTGAGGGTATCGGAAAACCGGAACCGTTAAAACATGCCCTCTCAGGCTACTGGTCCCGAAGAATCAGCGATGAGCACCGCTTTGTCTATAAGGTCTCTGAGGATGCCATTGAAATAGCACAGCTGCGGTACCACTACTGA
- a CDS encoding FmdB family zinc ribbon protein, with amino-acid sequence MPTIEYDCPKCGHVFKRVVFRGEERPSMPCPKCKSMEVKPSHSAESLFNGISPSSSLAKDTN; translated from the coding sequence ATGCCAACAATTGAATACGATTGCCCGAAATGTGGTCATGTCTTTAAGCGGGTTGTCTTCAGGGGAGAGGAGAGGCCGTCCATGCCCTGTCCGAAGTGCAAGAGCATGGAAGTGAAGCCATCCCATAGTGCGGAGAGCCTTTTTAACGGTATCTCTCCCTCCAGTTCTTTAGCCAAGGATACGAACTGA
- the yefM gene encoding YoeB-YefM toxin-antitoxin system antitoxin YefM yields MEAITYTAARQNLAKTMDKVCEDRSPIIVTRKSSNAVVIMSLEDYEALEETAYLLRSPKNARRLLESMAQLENGKGLEKELRD; encoded by the coding sequence ATGGAAGCTATCACCTATACCGCTGCAAGACAAAATCTTGCCAAAACAATGGATAAGGTCTGTGAAGACCGCTCGCCCATTATTGTGACACGAAAATCATCCAATGCCGTTGTGATCATGTCCCTTGAGGATTATGAAGCCCTTGAAGAAACAGCCTATCTTTTACGCTCACCGAAAAATGCAAGGCGTCTTCTGGAATCCATGGCCCAGCTTGAAAATGGGAAAGGGCTTGAAAAGGAGCTTAGGGATTGA